In Manihot esculenta cultivar AM560-2 unplaced genomic scaffold, M.esculenta_v8 Scaffold64, whole genome shotgun sequence, the genomic window CGACGCGGATCGCAGCGGCGGCCCAGCCCGGGCCTTAGAAACGCTCGCGGAGACGCCGTCGCAGCGATTGTGGACCACAGCGCGCGCCGTCAAGGCGTGTCTCGGCACCCGCGCGCTCCGGGCGTCGGCCAGCGGGCTCCCATTCGGCCCGTCTTGAAACACGGACCAAGGAGTCTGACATGTGTGCGAGTCAACGGGCGAGTAAACCCGTAAGGcgcaaggaagctgactggcgggatcccctcgagggttgcaccgccgaccgacctcgatcttctgagaagggttcgagtgagagcatgcctgtcgggacccgaaagatggtgaactatgcctgagcggggcgaagccagaggaaactctggtggaggcccgcagcgatactgacgtgcaaatcgttcgtctgacttgggtataggggcgaaagactaatcgaaccgtctagtagctggttccctccgaagtttccctcaggatagctggagctcgggacgagttctatcgggtaaagccaatgattagaggcatcgggggcgcaacgccctcgacctattctcaaactttaaataggtaggacggcgcggctgcttcgttgagccgcgccacggaatcgagagctccaagtgggccatttttggtaagcagaactggcgatgcgggatgaaccggaagccgggttacggtgcccaactgcgcgctaacctagaacccacaaagggtgttggtcgattaagacagcaggacggtggtcatggaagtcgaaatccgctaaggagtgtgtaacaactcacctgccgaatcaactagccccgaaaatggatggcgcttaagcgcgcgacctatacccggccgtcggggcaagagccaggccccgatgagtaggagggcgcggcggtcgctgcaaaacccggggcgcgagcccgggcggagcggccgtcggtgcagatcttggtggtagtagcaaatattcaaatgagaactttgaaggccgaagaggGGAAAGGTTCCATGTGAACGTGTCACGACTCTTCCCATGCCTCCCTAAAATCCAAAGAATTTTGTGAAGGAAGAATGGTGGGACAGCCCTATGGAGTGCCAAGGGGCGACTGGTGGCAGCAGCTGCGGGGCAGGCAGTTGGTTGGCCAATGGGCAGTTGGCAGAttcgtggttggccagcgggcgtggttggccagcggagtgtggttggccaacggggcgtggttggccagcggagcgtggttggcctacggatacggttggcctacggagctggttggcctacggatacggttggcctacggagTCTGGTTGGCCTGCGAAAATTCCAGAAGGCACCAGAACGGGCCAGTAGCGCCCAGAATTGGCCAGAGACAGCCAGAACAGCCCAGAATTGGCCAGAATTGCCCAGAAGCTTCCAGAATCTGGTTGGCCAGCAGATTCAACCCAGCAAGTGGGTCCCACAGGCAACTCAGCCACCATGTCCAGAATTCTCTACAGGGTGTGAAATTACCAAAAAGTCCCTGAAAGTTCTAGAGAGGCAATCTTAGCCACACATTGGAGAATGCATCTCCACCACACATTAAGGAGGTGGGATGCCTATAAATAGCCACTTAGGGAGTTCATTTGTACATAGAAGTGAGCAGGTGAGCAAAGTGTGATACCAAAGAGTGTACAAAGCCTTGTAAAGCTTTCTTTGAGCAATACAAATTTCTTCCTTCCATCATCATTCTCCTTTGAGCTTAGCCAACACTTTCTCACACAACTAAGCTTCCGTTGCCACAATCACCCAATTGCTCTTGTTTTGAGCAAGGAGTAAGGCTGAACTTAGCTAGGGGAGCTAAGTGCCGCACGGTTTAAGTGAGTTTTGGGTATTGAAACACTTAGTCCgtgacaagtggtatcagagcgttGGTTTGCTTGATTGGGTAAAAGATGTCCGATCCAAGCGAGGTGATTGCTGGGGGAGTTGCTCCTATGGTGGAGGAGCAAGGCGGCGGTAAAAGGAAAGGAAGGGGCAAATCGAGGGAGCCTACACGAGCTAGGGAGGAGCTCGGTGATTTGGAGACCCGTCTTGCGAAGGTGGAGCTAGTCTTGatcgaggaggaggagaagttcGAGGAGGTTGACACCCGCATCGAGGAACTTGGCAATGGGATAGAAGAGTTCCGAAAGGAGATGCAAGGTGCCCTCGACTCcgctgtggacaagctagcaaGTGAGATGGGGTCACTTAGGCATGCCCATTCCGAGGAGAATGCCGCCATTAAAGAGGAGAACCATTTCCTAAGGGCGGAAATGGATAGGATGATGGGGAGGATGAAGGAGCTGGAGGAGCAATTGGCATTGTTGCGCTCCGTGGTGGTCCAAGGTGGTATGGCAGCCACACCATCCACTTCGGGAGGAGCTCCTATGGCACGAGTGGAGGTGCCAAAACCACAAGCGTTCAGGGGAACGCGTAATGCCAAGGAGATTGACAATTTCCTATGGAGCTTGGAGCAGTACTTCAAGGCCCTAGGAATTGTCGAAGATGCGAGGAAGATAGATCATGCCCCACTATACTTGGCTGACACTGCCATGGTTTGGTGGCGAAGGAGGGAAGCTGACATCGAGAAGGGCACTTGCACATTAGAGACGTGGGACGATTTCAAGAGAGAATTGAAGAGGCAATTCTATCCCGTGAATGCTGCTCATGAGGCACGAGCAAGGTTAAGGAGGCTTACTCAACGAGGGACGATTCGAGATTATGTGAAGGAATTCACCGAGGTAATTCTCGAAATCCCTGGCTATCCCGATAGTGAAGCACTCTTTGCTTTTATGGATGGGTTACAACATTGGGCAAGGCTTGAGATTGAAAGGCGTGGAGCCCAAGATCTTGCCACTGCCATCTCTATTGCCGAGTCCTTGACTGAATATCAGAAAGGGGACAAAGGCAAGGGAGTAGAGCAAGTAAAGGCCAAGAGTAGTGGCGATGTCCATGAAAGCAAGGAGGGGAGTGCTAAACCGTGGAGATCCAAGGAAGGATTCACCAAGGGATGGAGGAAGCCCGAAGGTGAAAGGGAGAAGCCTCTACAGAAGTGCTTCTTGTGCGATGGACCGCATATGGTGAGGGAGTGTCCAAAGCGCAAGGTCTTGTCTTCCTTGGTGGAAGAAAAGGAAGCAAGCAAGCAGCAAGGGGAGAATATGTGCGTAGGTGCCTTACAACTAGCTGCCATCGATGTCAAGCCAAAGGAGGTGGCAAGTGAGCGCAAAGGACGCTTGTTTGCGCCAAtggaggtaaaggggcagtcCATTCATGCTTTGGTGGACACCGGGGCTTCACACAACTTCATGAAGCTCGATGTGGCGAAGAAGCTTGGAGTTCCTTTTCAAGGTGATAAGGGTTGGTTGAAGGTTGTCAACTCTTTTCCAACCCCAACATATGGAGTTGCAAGGAATGTCCAAGTAAAGATAGGTGAGTGGACTGGAACTTTGGACTTCTACATTATCAATTTGGATGACCACTCTTGTGTGCTAGGGATGGATTTTATGGATAAGGTGAAGGCAGTTCTTCTCCCCTATGCCAATGATATGTGCTTAGCTGATGGGAGTACCTTGAAGGCC contains:
- the LOC122722627 gene encoding uncharacterized protein LOC122722627, which gives rise to MDGLQHWARLEIERRGAQDLATAISIAESLTEYQKGDKGKGVEQVKAKSSGDVHESKEGSAKPWRSKEGFTKGWRKPEGEREKPLQKCFLCDGPHMVRECPKRKVLSSLVEEKEASKQQGENMCVGALQLAAIDVKPKEVASERKGRLFAPMEVKGQSIHALVDTGASHNFMKLDVAKKLGVPFQGDKGWLKVVNSFPTPTYGVARNVQVKIGEWTGTLDFYIINLDDHSCVLGMDFMDKVKAVLLPYANDMCLADGSTLKAINLARGKGATSTLSSLQVVSPKELPKESLPPRKSEGHDDKKKRVRMTVDAMGPKSSLLRRIKEATMRDGQAKQLVRLARDGVTRKFVVDNGLVKTRRGGIFVPKWGKLREEVMRWYHDFMIRGRPSVRKMMAMLGREFFWHHMGVDVKWFVRTCVENHRVDGDSPREVKSKGRSPSAPGERRPWRSKVRLRGDATRASRE